Proteins from a genomic interval of Stenotrophomonas maltophilia R551-3:
- a CDS encoding XdhC family protein, whose translation MDRPVASPVLEASAAAGVEPGDPAVLLSAAPGFLTEGSPRGVLEAALTRVRAGEHAVLALVLETDGSTYAGAGDMVLFCNGSQVGWLSGGCLEPELARRAEQVSAAGQVDWIEIDTRSDDDLLSGSALGCRGRLRIALLPLRAMTGIDAVIEAWLREGVSLQRDLRTSGQIVFRAGHREQAWQLNPMDGTQPFGEAAWRLPLPRLPRALVLGGGPETPFLVPLLRGLGWRVSVAERRARWSSAGQGADAQLQASPAEALHADPCDAVLVMHHDFELDREALVALADTEVAFIGLLGPRRRREDLFKLLTPDQRHRLSPRLRSPVGLNIGGRGPEAIALSIAAQLQQWRSTAGR comes from the coding sequence ATGGACCGACCCGTGGCCTCACCCGTCCTGGAGGCCTCTGCGGCAGCGGGAGTGGAGCCCGGGGATCCTGCCGTGCTCCTGTCGGCAGCGCCGGGCTTCCTCACCGAAGGCAGCCCGCGCGGCGTGCTCGAAGCTGCCTTGACGCGCGTGCGCGCGGGGGAGCACGCCGTGCTCGCGCTGGTGCTGGAAACCGATGGCTCCACCTACGCCGGTGCCGGCGACATGGTGCTGTTCTGCAACGGCAGCCAGGTCGGCTGGCTCAGCGGCGGATGCCTGGAGCCCGAGCTCGCGCGCCGCGCGGAGCAGGTGAGCGCGGCAGGGCAGGTCGACTGGATCGAGATCGACACCCGCAGTGACGACGACCTGCTGAGTGGGTCCGCACTCGGGTGCCGCGGCCGGCTTCGGATTGCGCTGCTGCCATTGCGTGCCATGACCGGCATCGACGCCGTGATTGAGGCATGGCTCCGCGAGGGGGTGTCACTCCAGCGCGACCTTCGCACGTCGGGGCAGATCGTCTTCCGCGCCGGCCATCGCGAGCAGGCATGGCAGCTGAATCCGATGGACGGCACGCAGCCCTTTGGAGAAGCAGCGTGGCGTTTGCCGTTGCCCCGGCTTCCGCGGGCCCTGGTGTTGGGGGGTGGTCCAGAAACGCCCTTCCTGGTTCCGTTGCTGCGGGGGCTGGGATGGCGGGTCAGCGTGGCCGAACGACGAGCGCGCTGGTCCTCAGCGGGGCAGGGCGCGGATGCACAGCTCCAGGCGAGCCCGGCCGAGGCCCTCCATGCCGACCCGTGCGACGCGGTGCTGGTGATGCACCACGACTTCGAGCTGGACCGCGAGGCACTGGTGGCCCTGGCCGATACCGAGGTTGCCTTTATTGGACTTCTGGGTCCGCGGCGAAGGCGTGAGGATCTGTTCAAGCTGCTGACACCGGATCAGCGCCACCGCCTGTCCCCGAGACTTCGATCACCGGTCGGCCTCAACATCGGAGGGCGGGGGCCAGAGGCGATCGCGCTCAGCATCGCCGCACAGCTGCAGCAATGGCGCAGCACGGCCGGCAGGTGA
- the paoC gene encoding aldehyde oxidoreductase molybdenum-binding subunit PaoC: protein MPLEFNAPAGDNLFDKAKVVGKSTPRIDGPRKTTGTAPYAYERHDVAPNQVYGYIVGAGIGKGRIISMDASRARAAPGVLAVITAPETKPVGTSNWNNAPLFGGPEVAHYHQAIACVVAETFEQARAAAALIRTRYERGKGRFDFPALAPSAPLAKGRGGKPDRQTLGDFDSAYAGAAVKLDETYHTADESHSMMEPHATIAAWEGDKLTLWTSNQMIDWAKQGMAAILGIDAGKVRVDSPYIGGGFGGKLFIRADAVLAALAARQVGRPVKIALQRPLMPNNTTHRHATIQRVRIGCAKDGRISAIAHENWSGNINGEDGENGTLQTPKLYAGANRLVANYIATLDMPEGNAMRAPGEAPGHMALEVAMDEMAEKLGLDPIAFRILNEPEVVPGDPSKKFSDRNLVRCLREGAERFNWNKHNAGPAQVREGHWLVGMGVSAGYRGAPTMKSAARVRLDGQGGVIVETDMTDIGTGSYTIIAQTAAETMGVPLDRVQVTLGDSRHPASAGSGGQWGAASSTAGVYAACVSLRRKVGEKLGFDGDTADFANGRIQAGGRTINLAEAGTLSAEDGIAFGNFKQGYDVGTYAAHFCEVAVHAYTGETRIRRMLAVCDGGRILNPLSARSQVIGGMVMGAGATLMEELVVDKRLGLFVNHDLAGYEVPVHADIPHQEVVFLDTLDPVISPMKAKGVGELGICGVGAAIANAVYNATGVRVRNYPITVDKLLPGLPDVG, encoded by the coding sequence ATGCCCCTCGAATTCAACGCCCCCGCCGGCGACAACCTGTTCGACAAGGCCAAGGTCGTCGGCAAGTCGACGCCGCGCATCGACGGCCCACGCAAGACCACCGGCACCGCCCCCTATGCCTACGAGCGCCATGACGTGGCGCCGAATCAGGTCTACGGCTACATCGTCGGCGCGGGCATCGGCAAGGGGCGCATCATCTCGATGGATGCCTCCCGTGCACGTGCCGCCCCCGGCGTACTGGCGGTGATCACCGCACCGGAGACCAAACCGGTCGGCACATCCAACTGGAACAATGCGCCATTGTTCGGCGGGCCCGAGGTCGCCCATTACCACCAGGCCATTGCCTGCGTGGTAGCAGAGACCTTCGAGCAGGCCCGCGCCGCTGCGGCGTTGATCCGCACCCGTTACGAGCGCGGCAAGGGGCGCTTCGATTTCCCAGCGCTCGCGCCGTCCGCGCCGCTGGCAAAGGGGCGCGGTGGCAAGCCCGACCGGCAGACGCTCGGCGATTTCGACAGCGCCTACGCGGGCGCCGCGGTCAAGCTCGACGAAACCTACCACACAGCCGACGAAAGTCATTCGATGATGGAGCCGCACGCCACCATCGCCGCATGGGAAGGCGACAAGCTCACCCTGTGGACCTCGAACCAGATGATCGACTGGGCCAAGCAGGGCATGGCCGCGATCCTCGGTATCGATGCTGGCAAGGTGCGCGTGGACTCGCCCTATATCGGCGGCGGCTTCGGCGGCAAGCTGTTCATCCGCGCCGATGCAGTGCTGGCCGCACTGGCCGCCAGGCAGGTCGGGCGGCCGGTGAAGATCGCGCTGCAACGCCCGTTGATGCCCAACAACACCACGCACCGGCACGCGACCATCCAACGCGTCCGGATCGGTTGCGCGAAGGACGGCAGGATCTCCGCCATCGCCCATGAGAACTGGTCGGGCAACATCAACGGCGAGGACGGCGAGAACGGCACCCTGCAGACGCCCAAGCTCTATGCAGGCGCCAACCGCCTGGTGGCCAACTACATCGCCACGCTCGACATGCCCGAAGGCAATGCGATGCGCGCGCCGGGCGAAGCGCCGGGCCACATGGCGCTGGAAGTGGCGATGGACGAAATGGCCGAGAAACTGGGCCTCGACCCGATCGCATTCCGCATCCTCAACGAGCCCGAGGTCGTGCCCGGCGATCCGAGCAAGAAGTTCTCCGACCGCAACTTGGTGCGCTGCCTGCGCGAGGGCGCGGAACGCTTCAACTGGAACAAGCACAACGCCGGGCCGGCGCAGGTAAGGGAAGGGCACTGGCTGGTGGGCATGGGCGTGTCCGCGGGCTATCGCGGCGCACCGACGATGAAGTCGGCGGCACGGGTTCGTCTTGACGGCCAGGGTGGGGTGATCGTGGAAACCGACATGACCGACATCGGCACCGGCTCCTACACGATCATCGCGCAGACGGCGGCCGAGACCATGGGCGTGCCGCTGGACCGGGTCCAGGTGACGCTTGGCGACTCCCGCCATCCCGCCTCCGCCGGCTCCGGTGGCCAGTGGGGCGCGGCAAGCTCCACCGCAGGCGTGTACGCGGCGTGCGTCAGCCTGCGCCGCAAGGTGGGCGAGAAGCTCGGGTTCGACGGCGATACCGCAGACTTCGCCAATGGCCGTATCCAGGCGGGTGGGCGGACCATCAACCTGGCCGAAGCGGGCACACTTTCGGCAGAGGACGGCATTGCCTTCGGCAACTTCAAGCAGGGCTACGACGTCGGCACCTATGCAGCGCATTTCTGCGAGGTCGCCGTGCATGCCTACACGGGAGAGACGCGCATCCGCAGGATGCTTGCCGTATGCGATGGCGGCCGGATCCTCAACCCGCTGTCCGCACGCAGCCAGGTCATCGGCGGGATGGTGATGGGTGCGGGCGCCACCCTGATGGAGGAGCTGGTGGTCGACAAACGGCTTGGTTTGTTCGTCAACCACGACCTTGCGGGCTACGAGGTTCCCGTGCACGCCGACATTCCGCACCAGGAAGTGGTCTTCCTCGACACACTGGATCCGGTGATCTCGCCGATGAAAGCCAAGGGTGTCGGTGAGCTGGGCATCTGTGGGGTCGGGGCCGCGATCGCCAATGCTGTCTACAACGCAACCGGTGTGCGCGTGCGCAACTATCCCATCACCGTGGACAAGCTGTTGCCCGGCTTGCCAGACGTAGGCTGA